In a single window of the Streptomyces cinnabarinus genome:
- a CDS encoding DUF6458 family protein, whose product MGLGGCIILIAVGAILAFATDWEMEGVNLDLVGIILMIVGLIGVTTFSSIARRRRVVVPPSTPVISEDHHRRDGYDGYGS is encoded by the coding sequence ATGGGCCTCGGCGGGTGCATCATCCTGATCGCCGTGGGAGCCATCCTCGCGTTCGCGACCGACTGGGAGATGGAGGGTGTCAATCTCGACCTGGTCGGGATCATCCTCATGATCGTCGGCCTGATCGGCGTCACCACGTTCAGCAGCATCGCCCGGCGCAGGCGGGTGGTGGTGCCACCGAGCACGCCGGTCATCAGCGAGGACCATCATCGCCGGGACGGCTACGACGGTTACGGCTCCTGA
- a CDS encoding cupin domain-containing protein — protein sequence MTQQREPVSLPAALASFAERWSPRIATTVNDYDVRVTHVEGEHLWHTHDHTDEFFLVLSGELHISLREGAGERTVVLPPLSVFTVPRGTEHKPYAPVPTDILLLEPSGTSTVGDRHEDVPGHVDVTTGHALG from the coding sequence ATGACTCAGCAACGGGAACCCGTCTCCCTGCCCGCCGCCCTCGCCTCCTTCGCCGAGCGGTGGAGCCCCCGCATCGCGACCACGGTCAACGACTACGACGTCCGCGTCACCCACGTCGAGGGCGAGCACCTCTGGCACACCCACGACCACACCGACGAGTTCTTCCTGGTCCTCTCCGGAGAACTCCACATCTCCCTGCGCGAAGGCGCCGGCGAGCGGACGGTCGTCCTGCCGCCCCTGTCCGTCTTCACGGTCCCCCGGGGCACCGAGCACAAGCCCTACGCCCCGGTCCCCACCGACATCCTGCTCCTGGAGCCCTCCGGCACCTCGACGGTCGGCGACCGCCACGAGGACGTCCCGGGCCATGTGGACGTGACCACGGGCCACGCGCTGGGGTGA
- a CDS encoding M18 family aminopeptidase, whose translation MSEPSRFDRGHTDDLMTFLAASPSPYHAVANTAERLEKAGFRQVAETDAWDGSSGGKYVIRGGAIVAWYVPEGAAPHTPFRIIGAHTDSPNLRVKPLPDSGAHGWRQVAVEIYGGPLLNSWLDRDLGLAGRLTLRDASTRLVDIDRPLLRVPQLAIHLDRAVSSEGLKLDKQRHLQPIWGLGDDVRDGDLIAFLEQENGLAPGEVTGWDLMVHSVEPPAYLGRDRELLAGPRMDNLLSVHAATAALTAVSTAELPYIPVLAAFDHEENGSQSDTGADGPLLGGVLERSVFARGGSYEDKARAFAGTVCLSSDTGHAVHPNYAERHDPTHHPRVNGGPILKVNVNNRYATDGSGRAVFAAACERAGVPFQSFVSNNAMPCGTTIGPITAARHGIRTVDIGVAILSMHSARELCGANDPFLLANVLVAFLEG comes from the coding sequence ATGAGCGAACCCTCCCGCTTCGACCGCGGCCACACCGACGACCTCATGACCTTCCTCGCGGCCAGTCCGTCGCCGTACCACGCCGTGGCGAACACCGCCGAGCGGCTGGAGAAGGCCGGGTTCCGCCAGGTCGCCGAGACGGACGCCTGGGACGGGTCGAGCGGCGGCAAGTACGTGATCCGCGGCGGCGCGATCGTCGCCTGGTACGTGCCCGAGGGCGCCGCGCCGCACACCCCGTTCCGCATCATCGGCGCGCACACCGACTCCCCCAACCTGCGCGTCAAGCCGCTGCCCGACTCCGGGGCGCACGGCTGGCGCCAGGTGGCCGTGGAGATCTACGGCGGACCGCTGCTCAACTCCTGGCTCGACCGCGACCTGGGCCTGGCCGGCCGGCTGACCCTGCGCGACGCCTCCACCCGGCTCGTCGACATCGACCGCCCGCTGCTGCGCGTCCCCCAACTCGCCATCCACCTGGACCGCGCGGTCTCCTCGGAGGGCCTCAAGCTCGACAAGCAGCGCCATCTCCAGCCCATCTGGGGGCTCGGTGACGACGTGCGCGACGGCGATCTGATCGCCTTCCTGGAGCAGGAGAACGGCCTCGCGCCCGGCGAGGTCACCGGCTGGGACCTGATGGTCCACTCCGTGGAGCCGCCCGCCTACCTCGGCCGCGACCGCGAGCTGCTGGCCGGTCCGCGCATGGACAACCTCCTGTCGGTGCACGCGGCGACGGCCGCACTGACGGCGGTCTCCACCGCCGAACTCCCCTACATCCCGGTCCTCGCCGCCTTCGACCACGAGGAGAACGGCTCCCAGTCCGACACCGGCGCGGACGGACCGCTGCTCGGCGGGGTGCTGGAGCGTTCGGTGTTCGCCCGCGGCGGCTCCTACGAGGACAAGGCCCGCGCCTTCGCCGGCACGGTCTGCCTGTCCTCCGACACGGGCCACGCGGTGCACCCCAACTACGCGGAGCGGCACGACCCGACCCACCACCCCCGCGTCAACGGCGGCCCCATCCTCAAGGTCAACGTCAACAACCGCTACGCCACGGACGGTTCGGGCCGCGCGGTCTTCGCCGCCGCCTGCGAACGGGCCGGCGTCCCCTTCCAGTCCTTCGTCTCCAACAACGCCATGCCCTGCGGCACCACCATCGGCCCGATCACCGCGGCCCGCCACGGCATCCGCACCGTCGACATCGGCGTGGCCATCCTCTCCATGCACAGCGCCCGCGAACTGTGCGGCGCGAACGACCCGTTCCTACTGGCGAACGTACTGGTGGCGTTCCTGGAGGGGTAG
- a CDS encoding GlxA family transcriptional regulator, protein MAQGSSQHRRAHRVAVIVDEGTNPFEVGVATELFGLPRPELGLPGPLYEVALCTPTREVRMNHGFFTMTGTAGLDAVDGADTLVVPGRPDNVVPRAAAVLDAIRRTHARGARVLSFCTGSFALAEAGVLDGLRATTHWMWADTFRARHPRVRLEPDVLFVDEGRILTAAGSAAALDLGLCLVRRDHGAEIANAVSRRLVFAAHRDGGQRQFVERPVPEIPDESLGPVIAWAQERLGEPLTVADLAARAAVSPATLHRRFRTQLGTTPLAWLTGERVALACLLIERGEERLDVVAARCGLGTAANLRARLRRETGLSPSDYRRRFGPRAGEPLLS, encoded by the coding sequence ATGGCGCAAGGATCCTCTCAGCACCGTCGGGCCCATCGGGTCGCCGTCATCGTCGACGAGGGCACCAATCCCTTCGAGGTGGGCGTCGCCACCGAGCTGTTCGGGCTGCCGCGGCCCGAACTGGGGCTGCCGGGGCCGCTGTACGAGGTGGCGCTGTGCACGCCCACGCGTGAGGTGCGCATGAACCACGGGTTCTTCACGATGACCGGGACGGCCGGACTGGATGCCGTCGACGGTGCCGACACCCTCGTCGTGCCGGGGCGGCCCGACAATGTCGTCCCGCGTGCCGCCGCCGTCCTGGACGCCATCCGGCGCACCCACGCGCGCGGGGCGCGCGTGCTGAGCTTCTGCACGGGCAGCTTCGCGCTCGCCGAGGCCGGGGTGCTGGACGGGCTCCGGGCCACCACGCACTGGATGTGGGCCGACACCTTCAGGGCACGGCATCCGCGGGTGCGGCTGGAGCCCGACGTGCTCTTCGTGGACGAGGGACGGATCCTCACCGCCGCGGGCAGCGCCGCCGCGCTCGATCTGGGGCTCTGCCTCGTCCGGCGGGACCACGGCGCCGAGATCGCCAACGCGGTCTCCCGGCGGCTCGTCTTCGCCGCGCACCGGGACGGCGGGCAGCGCCAGTTCGTGGAGCGGCCGGTGCCCGAGATCCCGGACGAGTCACTGGGCCCGGTGATCGCGTGGGCGCAGGAGCGGCTGGGCGAACCGCTGACCGTGGCGGATCTGGCGGCGCGGGCCGCGGTGTCCCCCGCCACCCTGCACCGGCGCTTCCGCACGCAGCTCGGCACGACCCCGCTGGCCTGGCTGACCGGTGAGCGGGTGGCGCTGGCCTGCCTGCTGATCGAGCGCGGCGAGGAGCGGCTCGACGTGGTGGCGGCGCGCTGCGGGCTCGGTACGGCGGCGAACCTGCGGGCGCGGCTGCGGCGCGAGACCGGACTCAGCCCGTCGGACTACCGGCGGCGTTTCGGACCGCGTGCCGGGGAACCCCTGCTGTCATGA